GTGTTAAAATTGCAGTGCCTGCcgataaattatcaaatgaaGATTTAGTTTACGTTGAAAGATTGACTGGGTTCAGTttagataaatataaacaagGTAGAGGTGGTGATTCAAATAGGTTGGGTTCAGATCCAAGAGAATCAGAAAGggaaagaagaagaagattaaGAGAACTGGATGAGAAAGAACGTGATAGAAAGTTGagagaaagagaaattGATGAACTGCAAAAGGCAAGAACTTTATTAGATCAAGAAAGATCTAAGTTACAAGATTATAACAACGTACCACCAAGTAAACCTCCTAGACCTAATTCTATGTCTGGGAGCAATCGCTCAGGTTCACAATCTGGTTCCCAAGCTAATGCAAACTCTTATGATTGGTTTGAATTTTTCCTAAACGCAGGGATCGATGTTACCAGTTGTCAGAGGTATACCTCCAATTTTGATAAGGAACGTATTACTGAAGATATGCTGCCTGATTTCAATGATTCAATGTTAAGAACTTTAGGTTTACGTGAAGGTGACATTGTTAGAGTTATGAAATATGTTGACACTAAATTAGGAAGAGATTCTCAAAAACAAGTCCCTGCTGCTACTGGCAATATGTTTTCTGAGGCCGATGGTTCTTTgaagaataataatgatcAAACACAGCCACCAGTTTCAACTCAGCTATTGCCACAACAAAATATTGCAACTCAACCAAACATAGTAGATGATGACTCTTGGACTGTTAAACCAGCGGCTAAATCAGAAGTTGCATCTGACTTGAATAAATCAGAATTTACTGGTTCTATGCAAGATTTACTTGATTTAAAACCATTAGAACCTAAGAAAGCAGATGTTGCACCAACTGCTAGCGTTGTAGCTCCTGCCCAAGCGACTGCTACTACTGCTACTACTACTACTACTACTACTACTACTCCATTAACATCGTCTATCACTGGAGGCCCTTTATCTTTAGCACCACTTGATCCATTTAAGACTGGTGGTCACAATCTGCTTCCAATATCCACTGGATTTATAATGATGCCTATTGCAACTGGAGGTGCAATGGTGCCTATTACCACTGGAGGTGCGATGATTCCACAAACTACGTTTGGTGCACAGTTAACTGGTGGTGTTATGCCATTACAAAAAACTGGTGGTATGATTCAACCGGTTATTACTGGAGGTGCTATGCCTGCAACGTCATTTAATCTCCCACCTTCGGGAACTATTTTACCAGTTCAGAAAACTGCAAATGGTTTGGTGGGAAGTAATGCTATGGGAGGTATGATGCCAATGCAAAACCATTTGACTGGCAGTATGATGCCTCAAACATCGTTTGGAGCTCCTCAACTAACAGGAGGTATGATGCCAATGCAAAACCAATTGACTGGCGGTATGATGCCTCGGACATCGTTTGGAGCTCCTCAAATGACAGGAGGTATGATGCCTCAGACATCATTTGGTGGTGCACAATTAACTGGTAATATGATGCAACAACCTATGATGCAACAACCTATGATGCAGCAATCTATGATGCAGCAACAGATGATGAATCAAGCTACAGGTGGTTTCCAACCTAAGTCTCAGTTTGGTATGGAATTGCAAAAAACTGGTAATGCAATGAACCAACTACCGGtttttaacaataatacGAGTGGCATAACCCAGGGTATGCAGAATATGTCTATGCAACAGCCACAAGTACAACCTTTACAAAATCAACCAACTGGCTTTGGCTTTGGTAACGGACCTCAACAAACATCAGGGCAAGCCAACTTAATGAATGCAAGCGCTAGTAATCCTTTTGGATTTTAATCAACCAACGAACTGTATCTTATATAATGTAATAACATAtctaatttaaattaataaacgAACACAACGAAATAAAAGTTTACTAAAAattgtaattattttttttcttttacgTTTTTTATAAGAAAATTATAGTTctaaaatgaaataaaatataacaaatgtttaatgaataaataaatatattaataacgttgttgataaataaataataatgatttcatAAATGATAGACTCTATGATagagaaataaataatttaatttacaaGTTAAAAGAGACATtatttccaaaaaaatttacagACTTACCATTCTTGGGCTAATACACCGTATGGGCTCTTTTTGGTTCCAATGACTGGTTTGATCAATCTGGAGCCACCTTCTAAGAAAGAGAATTTATCTTTTCTTAAGGcttcatattttttaatgaattcttctttttgtaAGGTTAACCCAATGTCATCTAAACCGTTAACTAAACAATGCTTTCTGAACGGGTCAACATCAAACTGTTCAATGACAATATTACCATCAGAATCCAAAATTTGTTGCTTTGGTAAATCAATAACTAATTCTTTACCTGCTTTGGCAATTggaattaatttttctaaaataatatcttgaTCTATTCTTATTGGCAATaatccatttttaaaagaattgttATAGAAAATATCACCAAATGAGGGGGCAATCATACATTGAATACCAAAATCCTTTAATGCCCATGGTGCATGCTCTCTAGAGGAACCACAACCAAAATTGTCACCAGTAACCAGTAAAATTTTAGCGTTTCTATAAGGTTCAACATTTAAGACAAAATCAGTTTCTTgatctttattattagcaTCCTTTTTGAAACGCCATTCATAAAATAACCCTGATCCTAAACCTGTTCTCTTAATTGTCTTTAAAAATTGCTTTGGGATGATTGCATCAGTATCGACATTTTGTTTATCTAATGGAGCTGCAATACCTTTTAAAACGGTAAAAGATTCCATACCAGAAGAGCTTGTTTTTTTAGTGTGAGGTGTATCGTTTGggttaattttaattgactTCTTTACGTTTTTATCTAAATGATCGACTGGTATatcatcaatttcatcttctGCTACCTCTGAGGAAGCATCATTTGGCTGAACAGGAATCTTTTCATGATTATAAACTGATTCTTGTAGTAGCTTATCTTCACTAGTGGAAGGCTTTGAAGAtgttatttcaatttgAGCAACATCaccatttttatattcaaactttctaatatcaaataaacGGCCATGGACAGCAGCGGCAGCAGCCATGGCTGGTGACATTAAATGAGTCCTTGATGCGGCACCTTGACGACCCTCGAAGTTTCTGTTTGAAGTTGAGGCACAACGTTCTTGTGGAGATAAGATATCTGGATTCATACCTAAACACATAGAACAACCTGCTTCTCTCCATTCAAACCCTGCATCAACAAAGATTTGATCTAATCCTTCTTTTTCAGCCTCTAATTTTACCAAACCTGAACCTGGCACGACCATAGctcttttaatatttgaagcAATTTTATGACCTTTAATAACTGCAGCTGCATTTCTTAAATCTTCAATTCTTGCGTTTGTACATGAACCAATGAAGACTTTgtcaattttaatatcttcaagATTAGTGTTTGCTTCCAATCCCATATATTCCAAAGCTCGTTCCATTgcttttttgtttattggATCATCAATCTTATTTGGATCTGGAACGCTTGCTGTAATAGGCAAAGCATCCTGTGGAGAAGTACCCCAAGTAACAGTTGGTATAATATCTTTTGCTgcaataataatttctttatcgAATTTTGCATTTTCATCTGTATATAAAGTTTTCCAATAAGCAACAGCTTTATCCCATTCAGCACCCGAAGGAGCCAAAGGTCTACCTTTGACGTAATCAAAAGTAGTCTGATCTGGCTTAATCATACCTGCTCTTGCACCTGCTTCGATTGACATATTACACATTGACATTCTTGCCTCCATTGACAAATTCTCAATAGCTTCACCAGCGAATTCCATAACACACCCAGTACCACCTGCAGTACCGATTACACCGATAATATGTAAAATCAAATCTTTCGAAGTAATACCTTCATTTAATTTCCCATTAACTTGTATtctcatattttttgattttgtttgAATAATAGTTTGAGTGGCTAAAACATGCTCAACTTCTGAAGTACCGATACCAAAGGCTAAAGCACCAAACGCACCGTGAGTCGAGGTGTGTGAATCACCACAAACAACAGTGGTACCCGGTAAAGTAAAACCTTGTTCTGGACCAATGATATGAACAATACCTTGGTTCTTTGAATCCAtaccaaaaaatttaacttcaaattctttaacatttttttctaaagTTTCCACTTGTAATCTTGAatcattttgtttaataaaagtTTTTGTTGATTTAAAATGTTTTCTTGATTCTGTTGGAATATTATGATCCACGGTGGCTAAAGTACAGTCTTTTCTTCTCACTGTTCTATTAGCATTTTTTAAACCTTCAAATGCTTGCGGAGAAGTAACTTCGTGAACCAGATGTCtatcaatatataataaatatgaatttGATTCATCTTCATGAACGATGTGGCTATCAAAGACCTTATCATAAAGAGTTCTAGGCTTAGACATGTTGTGTAgctaaaaaaataaaacagcAACGATCTGTATTTCAATGATTGTGTGAGTTAGTTATATGAACAGATATAcgaacaaataaaaaagaagagaTCTATAGTTACCTTTTCTTATCCTTTTgtaaattaaagataacCTCccttatatattatatcagTTGCAACCTCTTAAAACGACAAAATTCGATTCCTGAACAGATGACTCTTCCTCAGGTAACTTATCATTGCCAGTGTCTTTGAAACTATACTGTTCGTTCATTTTGTAAGTTGTATATCTTATATTATATAGCTAGTTAGTC
The Tetrapisispora phaffii CBS 4417 chromosome 11, complete genome DNA segment above includes these coding regions:
- the SLA1 gene encoding cytoskeletal protein-binding protein SLA1 (similar to Saccharomyces cerevisiae SLA1 (YBL007C); ancestral locus Anc_4.108) — encoded protein: MTVFLGIYKAIYNYEPQTPEELAIQEDDLLYLLEKSDVDDWWTVKKRVIGSDAEEPSGLIPSNYIEEATVIKQVKALYDYHDIQNPDEELVFNENDVFDVFDDQDQDWLLVKSIKITLFGFIPGNYVEEVSGGAASTAAPPITSTFTPAAAPATVATNTVDISALPPPPQHNARSELAEKTKEKEDVPPSMPTRPTGNNKTQSYDDDEEEEAPPAMPDRYTTRAADRYDDHEYSNTRNRSRSRVSHYEPEEEEDNDFDQQRSDQGFNSRSGSSNLHTWNVSEIDGRKKRKMKISIGNGKIFYTPQKGNPEEWTFDKLISYDNEKKHLFLEFVDPYKSLEVHTGNNETCSEILSYIGEFKGASRDQGIREVEMASKSKKRGNVILDFEAEANDELSVRVGQVVYIIDDQKSRDWWMCEAVDTGKRGIIPAQFIEPISEKSSHGGGLFKSLKRMTKSSHKSSSSNWQDDESENKGNRSRSGSRSSRKRSSSNARQDQTELPNPKKTRIWEDRSGTFKVEAQFIGCKEGKVHLHKSNGVKIAVPADKLSNEDLVYVERLTGFSLDKYKQGRGGDSNRLGSDPRESERERRRRLRELDEKERDRKLREREIDELQKARTLLDQERSKLQDYNNVPPSKPPRPNSMSGSNRSGSQSGSQANANSYDWFEFFLNAGIDVTSCQRYTSNFDKERITEDMLPDFNDSMLRTLGLREGDIVRVMKYVDTKLGRDSQKQVPAATGNMFSEADGSLKNNNDQTQPPVSTQLLPQQNIATQPNIVDDDSWTVKPAAKSEVASDLNKSEFTGSMQDLLDLKPLEPKKADVAPTASVVAPAQATATTATTTTTTTTTPLTSSITGGPLSLAPLDPFKTGGHNLLPISTGFIMMPIATGGAMVPITTGGAMIPQTTFGAQLTGGVMPLQKTGGMIQPVITGGAMPATSFNLPPSGTILPVQKTANGLVGSNAMGGMMPMQNHLTGSMMPQTSFGAPQLTGGMMPMQNQLTGGMMPRTSFGAPQMTGGMMPQTSFGGAQLTGNMMQQPMMQQPMMQQSMMQQQMMNQATGGFQPKSQFGMELQKTGNAMNQLPVFNNNTSGITQGMQNMSMQQPQVQPLQNQPTGFGFGNGPQQTSGQANLMNASASNPFGF
- the LEU1 gene encoding 3-isopropylmalate dehydratase LEU1 (similar to Saccharomyces cerevisiae LEU1 (YGL009C); ancestral locus Anc_4.107); translation: MSKPRTLYDKVFDSHIVHEDESNSYLLYIDRHLVHEVTSPQAFEGLKNANRTVRRKDCTLATVDHNIPTESRKHFKSTKTFIKQNDSRLQVETLEKNVKEFEVKFFGMDSKNQGIVHIIGPEQGFTLPGTTVVCGDSHTSTHGAFGALAFGIGTSEVEHVLATQTIIQTKSKNMRIQVNGKLNEGITSKDLILHIIGVIGTAGGTGCVMEFAGEAIENLSMEARMSMCNMSIEAGARAGMIKPDQTTFDYVKGRPLAPSGAEWDKAVAYWKTLYTDENAKFDKEIIIAAKDIIPTVTWGTSPQDALPITASVPDPNKIDDPINKKAMERALEYMGLEANTNLEDIKIDKVFIGSCTNARIEDLRNAAAVIKGHKIASNIKRAMVVPGSGLVKLEAEKEGLDQIFVDAGFEWREAGCSMCLGMNPDILSPQERCASTSNRNFEGRQGAASRTHLMSPAMAAAAAVHGRLFDIRKFEYKNGDVAQIEITSSKPSTSEDKLLQESVYNHEKIPVQPNDASSEVAEDEIDDIPVDHLDKNVKKSIKINPNDTPHTKKTSSSGMESFTVLKGIAAPLDKQNVDTDAIIPKQFLKTIKRTGLGSGLFYEWRFKKDANNKDQETDFVLNVEPYRNAKILLVTGDNFGCGSSREHAPWALKDFGIQCMIAPSFGDIFYNNSFKNGLLPIRIDQDIILEKLIPIAKAGKELVIDLPKQQILDSDGNIVIEQFDVDPFRKHCLVNGLDDIGLTLQKEEFIKKYEALRKDKFSFLEGGSRLIKPVIGTKKSPYGVLAQEW